A portion of the Streptomyces rishiriensis genome contains these proteins:
- a CDS encoding ParB/RepB/Spo0J family partition protein: MSKADQLGSGRFGGTVRNVSARRQAVAAATGVPTDGVAPPTELPVHRISPNPDNPRSSLGDLTDLAGSLKTHGQKQAITVMNRDAYIKANPDRAADLEHDITHVVIDGSSRLAAAREAGLATLKVMVSDEQGGTSEELLESALVANIHRQDLEELDEARALQRLLAIHGSQRALAKRLHRSQGWVSQRVALLNLTPELQSRIGQEPIDLLRAVGNKPAEQQEAALAELKAERSRKQLRAAVSQPVQREAVEAAETNEKTEGTPEGGAGDYGVIIDRAGDNSPAAPAAPAAPAAPAAPETSAAPAEAVAVEQRDDEPESEPEPELELEPEPDQGVPEPRSARAEPATKAVEKEGSQPRALPYDDPWFIAMHLERKMEKPAFFELLRHLAKVGQERDPAKFAEVMGQLTVERTS; the protein is encoded by the coding sequence GTGAGCAAGGCCGACCAGCTGGGCAGCGGCAGGTTCGGCGGAACCGTGCGCAACGTCAGCGCACGCCGCCAAGCCGTCGCCGCCGCCACAGGGGTCCCCACCGACGGAGTCGCCCCGCCAACCGAACTCCCCGTCCACCGCATCAGCCCGAACCCCGACAACCCCCGATCCAGCCTCGGTGACCTCACCGACCTGGCCGGCAGCCTCAAGACCCACGGCCAGAAGCAGGCCATCACGGTCATGAACCGGGACGCCTACATCAAGGCCAACCCGGACCGCGCAGCCGACCTCGAGCACGACATCACGCACGTGGTCATCGACGGCAGCAGCCGGCTTGCGGCCGCCCGCGAAGCGGGGCTTGCCACCCTCAAGGTCATGGTCAGTGACGAGCAAGGCGGCACCTCCGAAGAGCTCTTGGAGTCTGCCCTCGTCGCCAACATCCATCGCCAAGACCTCGAAGAACTCGACGAAGCGCGCGCTCTCCAGAGGCTCCTGGCCATCCACGGCAGTCAGCGCGCTCTCGCCAAACGCCTGCACCGCTCGCAGGGTTGGGTGTCTCAGCGCGTTGCCCTTCTCAACCTCACCCCCGAACTGCAGTCCAGGATCGGGCAGGAGCCTATCGACCTGCTGCGCGCCGTCGGCAACAAGCCCGCCGAGCAGCAGGAGGCTGCCCTGGCAGAGTTGAAGGCAGAACGGTCGCGCAAACAGCTCCGGGCAGCCGTCTCCCAGCCGGTACAGCGGGAGGCAGTTGAAGCGGCAGAGACAAACGAGAAGACCGAAGGCACGCCTGAGGGTGGCGCAGGCGATTACGGCGTAATCATTGACCGTGCAGGTGACAATTCCCCGGCAGCACCGGCAGCACCGGCAGCACCGGCAGCACCGGCAGCACCGGAAACATCCGCAGCACCGGCCGAAGCGGTCGCAGTGGAGCAGAGGGACGACGAGCCCGAATCGGAGCCGGAGCCGGAGCTGGAGCTGGAGCCCGAGCCGGACCAAGGTGTACCGGAACCGCGCAGCGCTCGAGCGGAACCGGCCACGAAGGCAGTAGAGAAGGAGGGCAGCCAGCCCCGCGCGTTGCCCTACGACGATCCGTGGTTCATCGCCATGCACCTCGAGCGGAAGATGGAGAAGCCTGCGTTCTTCGAATTGCTGCGCCATCTTGCCAAGGTCGGCCAGGAGCGCGACCCCGCGAAGTTCGCTGAGGTCATGGGGCAGTTGACCGTTGAGCGGACGAGCTGA
- a CDS encoding FAD-dependent monooxygenase has translation MTDVLIVGAGPAGLLLASELRLAGVDTVIVERHAQRPDFCRGFNLNARALDLLARRDLSARLVDEGWQVPHAAFSGLPVTLTLAGTHTDHPYSLGIPQTRVEELLEEHALGRGADIRRGHELRALEQDSESVTATVTTSDGEYRVRAAYLVGCDGGRSTVRKQAGFAFPGTEATQFSLLGDVELAAPETLPFGTTTGPGGTVFVIPRPGYVRIITSDRQPPADKNAPVTLGLLQTAVDDALGRHVELRAARWLTRFGNAARQAAEYTQGRVILAGDAAHIHPPAGAIGVNVALDDAFNLGWKLAATVRGTAPAHLLDTYHAERHTAGAHVLANTQAQVLLGDANDQLKPLTDLLARVAGHPAGNRAFAETITGLDTRYPMRPDTDHPWLGRLAPDLALTTGDGRTRLAELLASGRGLLLDLTGGSAIRESAAGWANRVDLVTAACPDHPELHAILLRPDGHTAWLRTAGHHHADGLHQALQHWYGPAAPSDAASAETLHS, from the coding sequence ATGACCGACGTGCTGATCGTGGGAGCCGGTCCGGCCGGGTTGTTACTCGCCAGCGAGCTGCGGCTCGCCGGCGTCGACACCGTCATTGTCGAACGCCACGCGCAGCGGCCGGACTTCTGCCGGGGCTTCAACCTCAACGCCCGCGCCCTGGACCTGCTGGCACGGCGCGATCTCTCTGCGAGGCTTGTCGACGAGGGCTGGCAAGTGCCCCACGCCGCGTTCTCCGGCCTGCCGGTGACACTCACCCTCGCGGGCACGCATACCGACCATCCGTACTCGCTGGGCATCCCGCAAACCAGAGTCGAAGAACTCCTTGAGGAGCACGCTCTCGGCCGGGGAGCTGACATCCGGCGCGGACACGAACTGCGCGCCTTGGAACAGGATTCCGAGTCCGTCACAGCCACTGTCACCACCAGCGATGGCGAGTATCGCGTCCGGGCCGCGTACCTCGTCGGTTGCGACGGCGGCCGCAGCACCGTCCGTAAACAGGCCGGCTTCGCCTTCCCCGGCACCGAGGCGACCCAGTTCTCCTTGCTCGGCGACGTGGAACTCGCCGCTCCCGAGACGTTGCCGTTCGGCACAACCACCGGCCCCGGCGGGACTGTATTCGTCATACCCCGCCCTGGCTACGTCAGGATCATCACCTCCGACCGGCAGCCCCCCGCAGACAAGAACGCCCCAGTCACCCTAGGCCTGCTCCAAACCGCTGTAGACGACGCACTCGGCCGCCACGTCGAGCTGCGAGCTGCACGCTGGCTGACCCGCTTCGGCAACGCCGCCCGGCAGGCAGCCGAATACACCCAGGGCAGGGTCATCCTGGCCGGGGACGCCGCGCACATCCACCCGCCGGCCGGGGCGATCGGCGTCAATGTCGCCCTGGACGACGCCTTCAACCTCGGCTGGAAACTAGCCGCCACCGTCCGCGGCACTGCACCGGCACACCTGCTCGACACTTACCACGCCGAACGCCACACCGCCGGCGCACACGTGCTGGCCAACACACAGGCCCAGGTGCTGCTCGGCGACGCCAACGATCAGCTTAAGCCGCTAACCGACCTGCTGGCCCGCGTTGCTGGCCACCCTGCAGGAAACCGCGCCTTCGCCGAGACCATCACCGGGCTGGACACCCGATACCCGATGCGTCCCGACACCGACCACCCCTGGCTGGGCCGCCTGGCGCCCGATCTCGCTCTGACCACGGGCGACGGCCGTACACGCCTGGCCGAGCTGCTCGCATCGGGACGCGGCCTGCTGCTCGACCTGACCGGAGGAAGTGCCATCCGCGAGTCGGCCGCAGGATGGGCAAACCGAGTGGACCTCGTCACCGCGGCATGCCCCGACCATCCCGAACTCCATGCCATCCTCCTGCGGCCGGACGGGCACACTGCCTGGCTGCGTACTGCCGGTCACCACCACGCCGACGGGCTCCACCAGGCGCTACAGCACTGGTACGGCCCGGCAGCACCATCCGACGCCGCGTCCGCGGAAACACTCCATTCGTAA
- a CDS encoding DUF6188 family protein, translated as MLNLRGMSVTKISVDFRLVLALDSDWEVALEASVNLSLGTAHANPSVILKPESQDVAAALTLFGAKVLSAVAFKSGTPRLAFDTGHHLTCSSDMRFDAWQVTGPTGWRHCCLEATSPSGPAQERARPSRGTRCGKHKTCGLFQRTESTRLAQSRPRRSAACRRPISMRQDTERASGEPGVRGPSA; from the coding sequence ATGCTGAACCTTCGCGGCATGAGCGTTACCAAGATCAGCGTGGACTTCCGGCTCGTGCTGGCCCTCGACTCGGACTGGGAAGTCGCACTGGAAGCATCCGTCAACCTCTCGCTCGGGACCGCCCACGCCAACCCGTCCGTGATCCTGAAACCGGAATCGCAGGACGTTGCAGCGGCCCTGACTCTGTTCGGAGCGAAGGTCCTGTCGGCGGTCGCGTTCAAGTCCGGCACCCCGCGTCTCGCTTTCGACACCGGCCACCACCTGACCTGTTCATCCGATATGCGCTTCGATGCGTGGCAGGTCACGGGCCCAACAGGGTGGCGCCATTGCTGCCTGGAGGCGACCTCGCCGTCTGGTCCGGCTCAGGAACGAGCGAGGCCTAGCCGCGGCACGCGATGCGGCAAGCACAAGACTTGCGGTCTGTTTCAACGAACCGAGTCCACGCGTCTCGCCCAATCCCGCCCACGAAGGTCAGCCGCATGCAGACGACCAATTTCGATGAGACAGGACACCGAGAGGGCCAGCGGCGAGCCAGGGGTGCGAGGCCCGTCGGCCTGA
- a CDS encoding class I SAM-dependent methyltransferase produces MWATAVGVARVRALETERENALFRDPLAQAFATAGGLWPASPPPPDEEAARRRRLAVSFSIVIRTKFLDDLLQQASASGVRQVVLLGAGMDSRAFRMDWPEGTRLFEVDTAAPLDFKASVLRQERAVARCERITVAVDLREDWPGALAAAGHDPAVPTVWIAEGLLIYLPEDAVELLLARISAQSAAGSWMGLTLGSRRVIERFGADAVPGSAASMWVSEMPDDPVGWLAGHGWEAGSHTLRERAATYGRPISTPPQHEERPGGLISAVRR; encoded by the coding sequence GTGTGGGCCACGGCGGTGGGGGTGGCCAGGGTGCGGGCGCTGGAGACCGAGCGGGAGAACGCGCTGTTCCGCGACCCACTGGCACAGGCCTTCGCCACCGCCGGCGGTCTGTGGCCCGCCTCGCCGCCGCCGCCCGATGAGGAGGCCGCGCGCCGCCGCCGGCTGGCCGTGTCGTTCTCCATCGTCATCAGGACGAAGTTCCTCGACGACCTGTTGCAGCAGGCCTCCGCGTCCGGGGTCCGGCAGGTCGTGCTGCTCGGCGCCGGCATGGACAGCCGGGCCTTCCGGATGGACTGGCCCGAGGGCACCCGGCTGTTCGAGGTCGACACCGCCGCCCCACTGGACTTCAAGGCTTCGGTGCTGCGCCAGGAGCGGGCCGTCGCACGCTGCGAGCGGATCACCGTCGCGGTGGATCTGCGTGAGGACTGGCCAGGCGCGCTGGCCGCCGCAGGACACGACCCGGCGGTGCCGACCGTGTGGATCGCCGAAGGACTGCTGATCTATCTGCCCGAGGACGCGGTGGAACTGCTGCTGGCCCGGATCAGTGCGCAGTCGGCGGCGGGCAGTTGGATGGGGCTGACGTTGGGCTCGCGCCGCGTGATCGAGCGCTTCGGCGCGGACGCCGTCCCAGGATCGGCGGCGTCCATGTGGGTCTCGGAGATGCCCGACGACCCGGTGGGCTGGCTGGCCGGGCACGGCTGGGAGGCCGGCAGCCACACCCTGCGCGAGCGCGCTGCCACCTACGGCCGCCCGATCAGTACTCCGCCGCAGCACGAGGAGCGACCCGGCGGACTGATCTCGGCGGTCCGCCGCTAG
- a CDS encoding MerR family transcriptional regulator, with protein sequence MASTETPATPLSIGDVAEQTGLSVHTLRLYEREGLLVGPVQRTSGGRRRYGALDVDWLLICVKLRASGMPLADLKQFAELVRHGPGNEAERLQLLEAHRRRVDAQIQALEECRSVITWKVSVYADHLARGKAEGLWDPTT encoded by the coding sequence ATGGCTAGCACCGAGACTCCTGCAACACCACTGAGCATCGGCGACGTGGCCGAGCAGACCGGGCTCAGCGTCCACACGCTGCGCCTCTACGAGCGCGAGGGACTGCTCGTCGGACCGGTCCAGCGAACCTCCGGAGGCCGGCGACGGTACGGCGCGCTCGACGTCGACTGGCTGCTGATCTGCGTCAAGCTACGGGCATCCGGGATGCCGCTGGCCGACCTCAAGCAGTTCGCCGAGCTGGTGCGGCACGGTCCGGGAAACGAGGCGGAACGCCTGCAGCTTCTCGAAGCCCACCGGCGGCGCGTCGACGCACAGATCCAGGCACTGGAGGAGTGCCGGTCCGTCATCACCTGGAAGGTCAGCGTCTACGCCGACCACCTCGCCCGCGGCAAGGCCGAAGGACTCTGGGACCCCACGACCTGA
- a CDS encoding replication initiation protein, RepL2, translating into MTKDDKQTNLELLEATAGMTANQRLVVMLYALHPTDRSGAVLETAAKLAKLVGMAAPVFSRTRKQVIEAGWLEETERIGHIKYYRIDPKRLGENVVVPLRRAT; encoded by the coding sequence GTGACCAAGGATGACAAGCAGACAAACCTGGAGCTGCTCGAGGCCACCGCCGGGATGACGGCCAACCAGCGTCTGGTCGTCATGCTTTACGCCCTGCACCCGACCGACCGGTCCGGTGCGGTCCTCGAAACCGCCGCCAAGCTGGCCAAGCTCGTCGGCATGGCCGCACCCGTCTTCTCGCGGACCCGTAAGCAGGTCATCGAAGCCGGCTGGCTTGAGGAAACCGAGCGCATCGGACACATCAAGTACTACCGGATCGACCCCAAGCGACTCGGCGAGAACGTCGTCGTTCCCCTCCGCCGCGCAACCTGA
- a CDS encoding ParA family protein: MSTPATSSDREKVVSKLPARLRQKLKIRAAQLGVEIQSAVEQGIKDWCTLASTPTTVDTAGADSFSTWIPAAQWKEFRESAGDRGVSLIQGLAQAVQLWLDTNPAPGVRRPAITRRIVVCNQKGGVGKTAITAGLGEALAEDADSLHPVRVAKALTKALRASEMEGGEAALEDGALDIENLPGPGQRVLLVDFDPQCHLTNQLGASPLPLNGDSLTNHMAGDPKGDLRDLIVAVDDESFDGRLHLLPACNDAFLLDVRLSAVRAREAALERALAPLESDYDVIIVDCPPSLGLSMDAAAYYGRRRDAENPGQSGALIVVQAEDSSADAYELLTTQIEDLRNDLQIDIDYLGIVVNLYDSRRGYIATSSLQGWVDIKDPRVVGLIGDLKEQKEAVRVKKPLLSYAPKSQQAVGMRALAREVL; encoded by the coding sequence ATGAGTACCCCAGCCACCTCCAGCGACCGCGAGAAGGTCGTCTCCAAACTGCCGGCACGACTCCGGCAGAAGCTCAAGATCAGAGCCGCGCAGCTCGGCGTCGAAATCCAAAGCGCCGTCGAACAGGGCATCAAAGACTGGTGCACCCTGGCCTCGACGCCCACGACCGTCGACACCGCAGGCGCGGACTCCTTCTCCACCTGGATTCCGGCCGCCCAATGGAAAGAGTTCCGCGAGAGCGCCGGAGACCGGGGCGTCTCCCTCATCCAGGGCCTGGCTCAGGCCGTCCAACTCTGGCTCGACACCAACCCCGCCCCCGGCGTCCGACGTCCCGCCATCACCCGCCGCATCGTGGTCTGCAACCAGAAAGGCGGCGTCGGCAAGACCGCCATCACGGCCGGACTCGGCGAAGCACTTGCCGAAGACGCCGACTCCCTGCATCCCGTGCGGGTAGCCAAGGCCCTCACCAAGGCTCTGCGTGCCAGCGAGATGGAAGGCGGCGAGGCCGCTCTCGAAGACGGAGCCCTCGACATCGAGAATCTGCCCGGGCCCGGACAGCGCGTCCTGCTCGTCGACTTCGACCCGCAGTGCCACCTCACCAACCAACTTGGCGCAAGCCCGCTGCCGCTCAACGGCGACAGCCTCACCAATCACATGGCTGGCGACCCCAAGGGCGACCTGCGCGACCTGATCGTCGCCGTCGACGACGAAAGCTTCGACGGCCGCCTCCACCTGCTGCCCGCGTGCAACGACGCCTTCCTCCTCGACGTGCGCCTGTCCGCCGTCCGCGCCCGCGAAGCCGCTCTCGAGCGGGCCCTCGCTCCGCTCGAGAGCGATTACGACGTAATCATCGTCGACTGCCCGCCAAGCCTCGGCCTCAGCATGGACGCCGCCGCCTACTACGGCCGCCGCCGTGACGCCGAGAATCCCGGACAGTCCGGAGCGCTCATCGTCGTTCAGGCCGAGGACAGTTCCGCCGACGCCTACGAGCTGCTCACCACCCAGATCGAAGACCTGCGCAACGACCTCCAGATCGACATCGACTACCTCGGCATCGTCGTCAACCTCTACGACTCCCGCCGTGGCTACATCGCGACGTCATCTCTCCAAGGATGGGTCGACATAAAGGATCCGAGGGTGGTCGGCCTCATCGGAGACCTCAAGGAACAGAAGGAGGCAGTCCGCGTGAAGAAGCCCCTGCTCTCTTACGCGCCCAAGTCGCAGCAGGCCGTCGGCATGCGCGCACTCGCCAGGGAGGTGCTGTGA
- a CDS encoding ATP-binding protein codes for MYERRSVVVTSNLHPSGFDSIMPKTLATAAVDRLLHHAHIVLTEGSSLRLIQATSGQGVVPLNQPG; via the coding sequence ATGTACGAACGCCGGTCCGTGGTCGTGACCTCGAACCTCCACCCGTCAGGATTCGATTCGATCATGCCGAAGACGCTGGCCACCGCCGCCGTCGACCGGCTCCTGCACCACGCTCACATCGTCCTGACCGAGGGCTCCTCACTGCGGCTGATCCAGGCCACCAGCGGACAGGGCGTCGTCCCGCTGAACCAGCCCGGCTGA
- a CDS encoding PadR family transcriptional regulator: MAKRKISNTLALAVLGLLQEEPTHPYGMASTLRERHKDSSFKVNSGSLYDTVEALVRQGWIEPVETARDGRRPERTVYTTTELGQNEFIRWIDELLRMPVAEYPKFMAAVSYLGALGPDRAAEALAERAGHLAQRIDETKRVLADTVGSGAVPRLFMIEAECALHAWEGELAWTQRTIAEIRDGSLVWPEVERTEQGWTWSTPPDRKGSTR, translated from the coding sequence ATGGCGAAGCGAAAGATCTCCAACACACTGGCGCTGGCAGTGCTGGGCCTGTTGCAAGAAGAGCCGACGCACCCGTATGGGATGGCGTCCACCCTGCGGGAGCGGCACAAGGACAGCAGCTTCAAGGTCAACTCTGGGTCTCTGTACGACACAGTCGAGGCGTTGGTTCGGCAAGGCTGGATCGAGCCGGTGGAGACTGCGCGCGATGGCAGGCGACCGGAGCGAACGGTGTACACGACAACCGAGTTGGGCCAAAACGAGTTCATCCGCTGGATCGACGAACTCCTCCGCATGCCCGTCGCGGAATACCCGAAGTTCATGGCCGCGGTGTCCTACCTCGGCGCACTCGGTCCGGACAGGGCAGCAGAGGCACTGGCCGAACGGGCAGGACACCTGGCCCAGCGGATCGATGAGACGAAAAGGGTGCTGGCCGACACGGTCGGCTCTGGTGCAGTCCCCCGGTTGTTCATGATCGAAGCCGAGTGCGCGTTGCACGCGTGGGAGGGCGAGCTGGCCTGGACGCAGCGGACCATCGCCGAGATCCGCGACGGCAGCCTGGTCTGGCCCGAGGTCGAACGAACCGAACAGGGATGGACCTGGTCCACTCCCCCAGACCGGAAAGGAAGCACCCGATGA
- a CDS encoding ATP-binding protein, with translation MTLEWVTRAENLAVAGPSGTGKNHLAEALANKAIDQGMKVAWFTLKSLTAHLGRATVDNTVSRGVAKITRCDLIVVDDNRHAAVRAGRRRGVLPCDRCTNAGPWS, from the coding sequence ATGACGCTGGAATGGGTCACCAGGGCGGAGAACTTGGCTGTCGCCGGGCCCAGCGGCACGGGCAAGAACCACCTGGCGGAGGCACTGGCGAACAAGGCGATCGACCAGGGCATGAAGGTCGCCTGGTTTACCTTGAAATCGCTCACCGCCCACCTGGGGCGGGCGACCGTGGACAACACCGTCTCCAGGGGCGTCGCGAAGATCACCCGATGCGACCTCATCGTCGTCGACGACAATCGGCATGCTGCCGTCCGGGCAGGCCGCCGCCGAGGCGTTCTACCGTGTGATCGATGTACGAACGCCGGTCCGTGGTCGTGA
- a CDS encoding bifunctional DNA primase/polymerase, with amino-acid sequence MKRAPAATARPATPRAVARWCAAQGWPVHPLAAGRKTPAANCQACRDHHHAPADCPCLPAGRPCHGFHAATTDLERISSWWSGDSPWGVGVACGKANLVVIDIDAHAAPVPDRNRLLPGIPIHDSVDLQGLASGFDTLALLAALRRQPSPAEDDSTLRVRTPSGGLHVWYLNPHPAIRFRCSTGSSAKTALAWQVDVRADGGYIVAPTTRTTQGTYRPEGTSRLPAPLPEWLGEELVRTGHMIQRPAVRSRPVVPRRRSHGTKSGGQRVLDPLLMNVAECAATPEGAAFTEKLNKAAYTAGGLAAAGHLDEHTARTLLLEAAAAARPWQSTRNERIIDDALAAGSARPLHLEGRS; translated from the coding sequence GTGAAGCGAGCGCCCGCAGCGACTGCGCGGCCGGCGACTCCCCGTGCCGTAGCCCGCTGGTGCGCCGCCCAAGGATGGCCGGTCCATCCGCTCGCCGCGGGCCGCAAGACCCCCGCTGCGAACTGCCAGGCCTGCAGGGATCACCACCACGCACCGGCCGACTGCCCCTGCCTCCCCGCCGGCCGGCCGTGCCACGGTTTTCACGCAGCGACCACCGACCTTGAGCGCATCAGCAGCTGGTGGTCCGGCGATTCGCCGTGGGGAGTTGGTGTCGCCTGCGGAAAAGCCAACCTCGTCGTGATCGACATCGACGCACACGCCGCGCCGGTCCCTGACCGAAACCGGCTGCTCCCCGGCATCCCCATTCACGACTCTGTCGACCTTCAGGGCCTGGCGTCCGGTTTCGACACGCTCGCGCTCCTCGCGGCGCTGCGTCGGCAGCCAAGCCCAGCTGAAGACGACAGCACCCTGCGCGTGCGAACCCCGTCCGGCGGTCTCCACGTCTGGTACCTCAATCCCCATCCAGCCATACGTTTTCGCTGTTCGACCGGATCCAGCGCCAAGACCGCCCTGGCCTGGCAGGTCGACGTACGGGCCGATGGCGGCTACATCGTCGCCCCCACCACCCGCACCACCCAGGGGACCTACCGGCCCGAGGGCACCTCCCGCCTGCCCGCCCCGCTGCCCGAATGGCTCGGCGAAGAACTCGTGAGGACCGGCCACATGATCCAGCGCCCCGCGGTCCGTTCCCGGCCCGTGGTTCCTCGCAGACGCAGCCACGGCACCAAGTCCGGTGGGCAGCGCGTGCTCGACCCTTTGCTCATGAATGTCGCCGAGTGCGCGGCAACACCTGAAGGCGCGGCCTTCACCGAAAAGCTGAACAAGGCCGCCTACACGGCCGGAGGACTCGCAGCGGCCGGACATCTCGACGAACACACCGCGCGTACCCTGCTGCTCGAAGCAGCTGCGGCTGCCCGTCCTTGGCAGAGCACCCGCAACGAACGCATCATCGACGACGCCCTCGCCGCCGGTTCCGCACGTCCGCTCCACCTCGAAGGACGCTCATGA
- a CDS encoding SDR family NAD(P)-dependent oxidoreductase: MTSIDQQPLGSPFSPTSTAQDVTAGLDLSGTNAVVTGGYSGLGLETTCTLAAAGARVIVPARRPDIARAALANVKGCEVIPMDLTDLASVRAAAAHIRDSLARLDLLMAVAGVMATPERRVGPGWEGQLTANHFGHFALACELYPLLAAADGARVVVNSSAGHTLTDIRWRDPHFRTGYDKWLAYGQAKTANALFAVHLDTLGRGDGVRAFSLHPGKIITGLQREMALQEQIDRGWVDEHGNVIATDFKTPSQGAATGLWAATSLLLADCGGLYLEDCDIAGISAPEASMDDGGVRAYAIDPDAAARLWDLSIAATGTAPITR; the protein is encoded by the coding sequence ATGACCAGCATTGATCAGCAGCCGCTCGGCTCGCCCTTCTCTCCCACCAGCACTGCCCAGGACGTCACCGCGGGCCTCGACCTGTCCGGCACGAACGCCGTGGTGACCGGGGGCTACTCCGGGCTCGGCTTGGAAACCACTTGTACCCTCGCGGCCGCCGGAGCCCGCGTCATCGTTCCGGCGCGCCGGCCTGACATCGCGCGGGCCGCACTCGCGAATGTGAAGGGCTGCGAGGTCATCCCCATGGACCTGACCGACCTCGCCAGCGTGCGGGCCGCCGCCGCACACATCCGCGACTCCCTGGCCAGGCTCGACCTGCTCATGGCCGTCGCCGGAGTCATGGCCACTCCCGAACGGCGCGTGGGACCAGGCTGGGAGGGCCAGCTCACCGCCAACCACTTCGGGCACTTCGCCCTCGCCTGCGAGCTCTACCCGCTCCTGGCCGCCGCCGACGGCGCACGCGTCGTGGTCAACAGCTCAGCCGGCCACACCCTGACCGACATCCGCTGGCGCGACCCGCACTTCCGCACCGGCTACGACAAGTGGCTGGCCTACGGCCAGGCCAAGACCGCCAACGCCCTCTTCGCCGTACACCTCGACACGCTCGGGCGCGGCGACGGCGTCCGGGCCTTCTCACTTCATCCAGGCAAGATCATCACCGGGCTGCAGCGGGAAATGGCACTCCAAGAACAGATCGACCGGGGGTGGGTGGACGAGCACGGCAACGTGATCGCCACCGACTTCAAGACCCCCTCCCAGGGCGCCGCCACCGGCCTGTGGGCCGCCACTTCCCTTCTCCTCGCCGACTGCGGCGGCCTCTACCTGGAGGACTGCGACATCGCCGGCATCTCCGCCCCCGAAGCGTCCATGGACGACGGCGGCGTCCGCGCCTACGCCATCGACCCCGATGCGGCCGCACGGCTGTGGGACCTGTCCATCGCCGCGACCGGCACCGCACCGATCACCCGATGA
- a CDS encoding MarR family transcriptional regulator — translation MGAVRRLVDADTGEPVPYAPYAFSGRHTQVDKARVAAITESKAFTPSQKFLVLWWIGVSPEGMEPLRATGADIAKQVGMSTDAVGKINRKLAKHRILIVRGRIGNYNFYRISPYIAFHGTGVEQREAVKTCNPPDIPGFDDKTLARWEAQ, via the coding sequence TTGGGAGCAGTACGCAGACTGGTTGACGCCGACACAGGTGAGCCGGTCCCCTATGCGCCGTACGCCTTCTCTGGCAGGCACACGCAGGTCGACAAAGCCCGCGTCGCAGCAATCACCGAGTCGAAGGCGTTCACGCCCAGCCAGAAGTTCCTCGTCCTGTGGTGGATCGGTGTCTCACCTGAGGGCATGGAGCCACTGAGAGCCACGGGAGCGGACATCGCCAAGCAGGTGGGCATGTCCACGGACGCTGTCGGGAAGATCAACAGGAAGCTGGCCAAGCACCGCATCCTCATCGTCCGGGGACGCATCGGCAACTACAACTTCTACCGAATCAGCCCCTACATTGCTTTCCATGGCACGGGGGTTGAGCAACGTGAAGCCGTAAAGACGTGCAACCCGCCCGACATCCCCGGATTCGACGACAAGACCCTTGCACGGTGGGAGGCCCAGTGA
- a CDS encoding YunG family protein: protein MIPWNLLDLGKALRAGWAADTCSPDDQADWQPGNPAWGHCDITALIVHDVFGGDLMVGEVHLDGTQHGFHWWNRLASGVELDLTREQFQRGQTVTAARVVERPPGPLPRRWEEYLLLRERVIKHLGHLPEPV from the coding sequence ATGATCCCTTGGAACCTGCTCGATCTCGGCAAGGCCCTGCGCGCCGGTTGGGCTGCCGACACCTGTTCGCCCGACGATCAAGCCGACTGGCAGCCAGGTAACCCGGCCTGGGGGCACTGTGACATCACGGCCTTGATCGTCCACGACGTCTTCGGCGGTGATCTCATGGTCGGCGAGGTGCACCTTGACGGGACCCAGCACGGCTTCCACTGGTGGAACCGGCTGGCCAGCGGGGTGGAACTCGACCTGACGCGCGAGCAGTTCCAGCGGGGCCAGACCGTCACCGCTGCCCGTGTCGTCGAGCGCCCGCCGGGCCCTCTGCCCCGTCGCTGGGAGGAGTACCTCCTGCTGCGTGAGCGCGTCATCAAGCACCTCGGTCATCTTCCGGAGCCCGTCTGA